A window of Pseudochaenichthys georgianus chromosome 11, fPseGeo1.2, whole genome shotgun sequence genomic DNA:
AAATGTGTCAACGCTAGTTTGATCCAGCAGCTTTGAGTGTAGTCTAACATATAGTAGATAACACACTTTGTGTAATAACTGTTTGAAGACAACATAGTTTGGTTTCCGGGGCGTGACCTCACTTTGAACTCAACAAGTTGATGTCTGAGCGGATGGTTTTTAATGTTAATGTATTGCTGTTTATTAGTTGTATGTCTATAAAGAGCGAGTTAAACCTGAGGCCTGTTCTGTATTGCAGATACTTGTGAAAAGCATTATTATAACATTCTCTTAAAGCATGCCAAAAGTCCCCTGAATATAATGTCTTATAACCAGTCTTGAGGTGCCTTTACTTTAAAATATCAAGTATCATATTgattaaataaacatttaatcaTCATTATATATCATTTATATTGCTGTCATTTGGTTGTTTCTGAATGTCCAAGCTTTTACATCAAGCTCAATGTGAGTATTATGACAACATTCTTAATGACATTAACTGTGATCTGTTTCAGGGATGCCTCTCCACAGCATTTGGCCCTTGTGTAGAACCTTGTGTCGGGACTGAGAGAGAGTCCGCAGGATGGGCAACGAGGACAGCCTGGAGGATGTGTTTGTGGCTGTCATTCGCCCGAAGAGTCAAGTCAGCCTGAGCTCAAAGGAGTACAGAGCCAAAGCTTATGAGGTAAATATCCCGAGTCAGAAAACAAATAACTTACTGGCCTCAATGTCTAAGCAAAGTCAAATTATATCATATCTAAAATGGAAGAGACAAAGAGGAAACATATCTGTCTTCTGAGGAATATACACTTATCAAAGAAAGCTGAATAtagttaatgttgtttttacatTTCCTTGTGTATTTACAAGGTTTTTTTGcactaaaataaaaatatttttctaAACTGCAACCTAATTTAAACTGACACTATATtgccttaaaaataaataaaaataaaagtatttaaaGCAGTAAATGGTAAATCACCAATAATAAATTgaacaaaaatgaaaaacaattacatttaaaacGATACACTAAAACAGAATAGCTACCTAACCAATGACTTCTAAGCAGATTTTGAACCAGCCATTTAACCACCTTTCATTTCAGAATTGTTCAACTAAGCTTTTATGTTTCCTGAACAGATCCTGCTGATTGAAGTGCCTTTGGAGGGGaaggagaagaaaagaaagaaagtccTCCTGGCGACAAAAATCCAAGCTGCAGGAGACAAATCCAAATCCATATTGGATTATGTGGACGAAACCGTCAGATCAATATCCAACAACCAAAGCTTCATCGGTGAGTGTTGGACATTCACACTCAAGAATAGTTCACATTTCAGCCGTGCATACAGCATCACAACTGCTGCCTGTCATTTAAAGATGTTGTTGCTCTTTAAAGTGAAGGAATGGTTTACTCATGACTCACCGCTGATCCTGACACTTTTGTGTTTCAGGAAAGCGTGTGGTTCATATGAAGAAATTCCCCCTCGATGGAAACAATGAAGGAAAAGAGGCCTCGCTTTTTGTGGTGCCAGTCAGTGTTAAAGGTGAGCGTAAAACCAAGGATCCTTCACACAAAATCGATACCTCAGACATTGTAAGACATTGTTTACATTCTGTATACTAATAAATTACTCTGAACAGACAACAGCAAGCCATTGCACAGTGCCGGGAGCCCGAGCTTCTACTGCTTCCAGGACATCATGCGGGTGTGCAGCGAGACCAGTGCCCACTTCTGCCCCATCACCTCCAAGATGCTCCTGGCCTTAGACAAGTGAGGATATATTCAGATACACAGACTGCGGTCAAATAGTCAATACATTATGCCATATGTCTACCTCTAACCCCTTCATGAGTTCAAGTAAAGATGTGAAGGAGAATTCATATGCACCTGAATAATCAAACTGACTATGATGTTTTTTGGAAAAGCAACTTTCTTTATAAGTCATATGAGAACAGTAACAAACTAAATGTTGTACAATTCAAGTAGGGATTGCTGTCTAAAACAGAATCACATCTCCTGAGACGGTTGATTTCTAGTCATACATAGTACACGATGGAAGAGTGAAGTGTTATTGATGGATGAATGGTGCCGGTAAAAGATAATCTAGTGTTCCCTGTTCTAAAGAATGTAAGAAAAGGAAGCATTGAAGTGGCTTTATTTAACATTTAGACAATTTGACCAGCTCTTATAATGGCTGACACCTTATTCTTCTAGGTTGTTTTATTAAGTCTGGAAAAAATACTACTCGACCGAGCTCTACTCTTTTCGGATGAAGCTTTAGAAAAGTTAACGTTGTCTCTTTGACGTCAACAGGTGGTTAGCAGAGCAGCACAGCGTGCCTCACGCCATCCCCGCCCTGTTCAGACCGGCACCTGTTGAGCGGGTGAAGACCAACGTCAGCAACCCGGCCTACAGCAGCGAGGGCAAACTGAGTGAGGAGGGTCTGCACATGGGCTACACCGCTCTGGAGATCAAGAGCAAGATGATGTCCCTGGAGAAGGCAGACATGTGCATCCTCAACCCGCTGTACGGCTCAGATCTGCAGTACACCAACCGGGTGAGAAAAGCCTCTTAAGAACCAGGAGATACCTTATAGAAATGGCTGGGAAATTTACATGATTTATGTAGTAGACCAAGGGAGATTGGTTGTCTGACTCTAAAACATGGAAGTGTCCTTTTGTTAGTACTATAAACTTGAAAAATCATCTCATCCCCTTCCCTTTGTTTATCCTCTTTGTCTGGCTTTTTGTTTGCAGGTGGATAAAGTTATCATCAACCCTTACTTTGGTCTCGGAGCGCCCGACTACTCCAAGATCCAGATCCCACAGAGGGAGAAGTGGCAGCATGGCCCTAACTGTGTGGCAGAAGACACGTGAGTGGTTATTCTTACATGATCCACATTGTTTTGACCTTCTTCTCCAGTCAATTGCTACTCCTTTCTGTGTCTAATTTCTTTTTTGGtcatgaaaataaaatgaagacAATTCTCTGCAGGGAGCGCCAGTGGGTGGAAGACTTCCCGCTCCACCGCAGCGCCTGTGAGGGAGACACAGAGCTGCTGTTGAAGCTCCTGGACAGCGGTTTCTCCGTCAAACAGCTGGACAGCGACCACTGGGCTCCCATCCACTACTCCTGCTGGTACGTCTCATCTCAAGTAGCCAAAAGCTCTCACTTTCTCCGATTTGTAGTTTGTGTTGTTTATGCGTTCTTGTGGTAAAGCATAGTTTCAATGCAGGCACGGTAAAGTGGAGGCGACCAAGCTGTTACTAGAGAAAGGTAACTGTAATCCCAACCTGCTGAACGGCCAGCTCAGCTCCCCGCTGCACTTCGCAGCCCGGGGGGGCCACGCAGAGATCGTGCAACTCCTGCTGGAGCACCCCGAGATCGACCGGGTACGACATGTGACGTTTACCTAACATTTGCTGTTCTCCTCTTAATTTTTTCCCCATAACTACTATGGATGATTTTCTAGCTGCTATTATAATTCAACATGAGATATTGATCACCCCTCCACCTACATTCCATTATGAACAATGAACACTGTTTGATTTGGAATATCAGTAAAGCAATAGAAATCGTATATATCTATTGTAAACTTGTTGAAAAAATCAGTGATTGTTTCCCTTAACTACTTgagccttttttaaatgtaattcaaTGTCTTTTTTTCTGTAATGCACAAgcaaaataacataaatgtcatgATAAATTATACATGACCACACAAGGCTTTTTGCAAATATTAATACAATTATGTCGATAACttacaaatgtaatattttatGTTCATTGCACATCAAAAATTGCAATATTGTTTGATGATTTTGTAAGTATGATTTTTAGACAATGCACATATGTATGAAGACACACTATATTACATCTCATAATATAGTGATTATGTAAGACAATAACCAGTCAATACTGATATTGACGTTCCCACCTACAGCACATGGAAGACCAGCAGAAGCGCTCCCCTCTTCAGGTGTGTGAGGAGAACAAACAGAACGAATGGGAGGAGACGATGAAGCTCCTGCAGCAAACCAGCAGCAAACCTGTGAGTCACACATCCCACACTCACCTAATTACTGTTTGTGTATTGCAAACATGACACTAAAGTGTTACACCACAGTGTTAAAGCTGATCACATGCAGCTTCCAAATTGCTTTGGCTAGAAGTATATCCATGATATTGTAAGTTACTAGGGTTGCAAAattccgggaattttcaaagatggaaactttccatgggaatttatgggaataaactgggaattttctaaattgaaggttggctcttcatagggaacttaaatatatttggggaaagtatattttagcataatcttgactaaaacaaacagatgccattcaagtacacttgaatatccatgccatagcacactgcttactgcatggctattgagaccacaccccctacaggcactcaacattcctgttttcattcttcaatgaaacaaataattgttcaataaaataattcaaacttgttctgttctactaaaaaaattaaataagaaAATCTattgaaatgtcatgttttttgtttaattttgcatctaatatttccaaaattccccagcttaacttcccatggaaactTTCCGGTCACTTTCCGGAAATTTACCGGAAATGTtccgcccctttgcaaccctaTGAGTTACACATTTTTATAAGCTTACCACACTTTGTCCATAAATGGAGACTTTTCTGACGAGACGTTGTCACAGcctaaagcagtggttctcaactggtgggtcgcgacccaaaagcgggtcgcggacccgtttcgagtgggtcGCGGTCTCGcggatgtgtgagtgaagaaaaagtcaaacttttattttgaagtcccgattttctaacgctgtgcatgcagtcggcgttggactggaagtaccggagaccataaatggtttttgaaaacttctgtcacatagtgatcatcttctcaataaaatatctttgctgatgttttttcgagtcttctggccaatcagaatcaagattgttgccggaagtccccacggagaataactttgcggtagaactcttctttatacatccatgggtacttcagataaaaatgaccacataatgaaatatgacccccggtttgatgattgccaggtcacagaacaatgggagctatctacccttacccacaatttaaagtaagtcacacagactatctcctctttgctcttctctctgtgaggagcagcaagatgtcagaacaaagtgaaaaacaaacaatggcttaaaatattattaatatgtcggttagtaatagatttatttattttcttctcagagtgtaccagaatgcgtagtttgttagtatttctaaaaatctcctgggggagaatccccccagacccccctgctgggtttgggttttcagcatgtgtgcctttttatatagttcagctttgattccatcaactcattaaaccttttttaaaagcatactttagttctgtgaagggatataagggatatatgcactgtacttcgcTTGTATTAATATTGTttgctgaaaagcgtatatattacagcacgattttttgttgaatagatttgagtgcttcaaaatgttgggtcgcgatgtattgaccaagtaaaaagtgggtcccgaggcctgaccagttgagaaccactggcctAAAGTATAAACTTACTCCATCCATGCATTTTGATTAAATCAAGCTTTTTTTGTGGTTAATGTGTATGTTATAGTGTCCACTGTGTCCCAGCTGTGCATTTGTCTATTTTTAAAGAACATGTCATATAAAAGAATTGTAATGCCTGCTTATATATATTGAATTGTTAAGGAAGAAAGATGCTTTTACATCTTTCTGTGGTAGTTTAGTCTACTGCTCGTTAGATGATACTAACTCCTCAAGTGTTCTAAACTGTTTCACTTGGTTTTTAATGGTACGTTTTTGTTCTCCACAGTATGAGAAGGTGCGTATCTACCGCATGGACGGCTCGTACCGCTCTGTGGAGCTGAAGCACGGCAACAACACCACCGTGCAGCAGATCATGGAAGGCATGCGTCTCTCACAGGACACGCAGCAGTACTTCACCATCTGGATCTGCTCCGAGAACCTCCGTGAGTTCAATCTTAAGACAGAAATGTGATGAAATTGCTCGTAAATTGATCCTCTCGCTATAAAACCTAAGATCCCTGTGATTGTACTCTTATGTGAAAtgtctgtt
This region includes:
- the krit1 gene encoding krev interaction trapped protein 1; the protein is MGNEDSLEDVFVAVIRPKSQVSLSSKEYRAKAYEILLIEVPLEGKEKKRKKVLLATKIQAAGDKSKSILDYVDETVRSISNNQSFIGKRVVHMKKFPLDGNNEGKEASLFVVPVSVKDNSKPLHSAGSPSFYCFQDIMRVCSETSAHFCPITSKMLLALDKWLAEQHSVPHAIPALFRPAPVERVKTNVSNPAYSSEGKLSEEGLHMGYTALEIKSKMMSLEKADMCILNPLYGSDLQYTNRVDKVIINPYFGLGAPDYSKIQIPQREKWQHGPNCVAEDTERQWVEDFPLHRSACEGDTELLLKLLDSGFSVKQLDSDHWAPIHYSCWHGKVEATKLLLEKGNCNPNLLNGQLSSPLHFAARGGHAEIVQLLLEHPEIDRHMEDQQKRSPLQVCEENKQNEWEETMKLLQQTSSKPYEKVRIYRMDGSYRSVELKHGNNTTVQQIMEGMRLSQDTQQYFTIWICSENLHLQLKPYHKPLQHLRIWTEIVTELTVLDPQRETPQLFLRRDVRLPLDVEKKIEDPLAILILFDEARHSLLKGFFTAPDSKLITLASLLLQIIYGSYESKKHKQGFLNEENLKSIVPISKVKSKAYHWTNRILHEYKALSTSEGVSKEMHHLQRLFLQNCWDIPTYGAAFFTGQVYTKASASNHKVIRVYVGINTKGLHLMNMETKVLLISLEYSTFMWQLGHADQYFQIHSGDNKMNFIVHTKQAGLIVKLLMKLSGQMTSNDKSVLDKYAYG